In the Chroococcidiopsis sp. SAG 2025 genome, one interval contains:
- a CDS encoding ketosteroid isomerase family protein, with the protein MNRMEASTRSPQDTVQQIAGITESTIIRYFDTLNTENYQACANLFATDGVMYPPFEEGILGREAIATFLQREAQGMKLEPERGISQSVENGDLEVQVVGKVQTPLFGVNVSWFFLLNSQQEIAATKIKLLASPQELLSLKR; encoded by the coding sequence ATGAATCGCATGGAAGCATCAACGCGATCGCCACAGGATACGGTACAACAAATAGCAGGAATTACAGAATCTACCATTATTCGTTACTTTGACACTTTAAATACAGAAAATTATCAAGCTTGTGCAAATTTATTCGCTACAGACGGAGTGATGTATCCTCCTTTTGAAGAAGGAATTTTGGGACGAGAGGCGATCGCTACTTTCTTGCAGCGGGAAGCTCAGGGAATGAAGTTAGAGCCAGAGCGAGGAATTTCCCAAAGTGTGGAAAATGGCGATTTGGAAGTGCAAGTCGTGGGGAAAGTGCAAACCCCTCTGTTTGGGGTAAACGTTTCTTGGTTCTTTTTACTCAATTCTCAGCAAGAAATTGCTGCCACAAAAATCAAACTCTTAGCCTCACCGCAGGAGTTGTTGAGTTTGAAGCGATAG
- a CDS encoding GAF domain-containing protein — protein MSQIPSHLAEQYSTSSRTTTSKCIQDNNFSSIKIHNSRDNYPPSCRNNPDPATQLPKHRLWWQKSSFRTKLVALIIAVGILPVLTDKILAQADDRVVPQFNAQAEARVDNPDLADSPTQLPVTLLIETVVASLLLIGLLTAFFANRAMRPAKSVVDADDKPKLEPDDSYSPLAILNSAALEKVDVNHQQIATIESAKIATEISLKFRQAQYLNELLKTATKEIRRALSADRVFVYQFNPDWSGNVVAESVLPGLPSCLKIKITDTYFSESNEGVDKYINGRICVTHDIYGGELTDCHIKLLEQFAIKAQMVAPITKNGQLFGLLIVNQCSEPRVWLPHEVELFSHLAKQVGIASEQVAFLEKQEADAERADLLTEITLRIQQAQFLEELLKTAVKEVRRAIKTDRVIVYGLDSSNWDGIVVAESVAPGWPQTLRVRIDDPCMREKYAEIYKQGHVTVIDDIYQEGRVEDCYRRLLEQFAVKANLVAPILKNNELLGLLIAHHCSEPRNWQQEEIDLFVQLATQLGFAIDRVSLMEDMETDEE, from the coding sequence ATGAGTCAAATTCCTTCCCATCTTGCCGAGCAGTATTCCACCAGTAGCCGTACCACTACCTCTAAATGTATACAGGATAATAATTTTAGCAGTATAAAAATTCACAACTCTAGAGACAATTATCCGCCATCTTGCCGGAATAATCCAGACCCAGCAACTCAGCTTCCCAAACATCGCCTTTGGTGGCAAAAAAGCAGTTTTAGAACCAAGCTCGTAGCGTTAATTATTGCTGTTGGGATTTTGCCAGTTTTGACTGACAAAATCCTTGCGCAAGCTGACGATCGCGTAGTCCCGCAGTTTAATGCCCAAGCTGAAGCCCGCGTGGACAATCCAGACCTGGCTGATTCTCCCACTCAGCTGCCAGTGACTCTTTTAATCGAAACTGTTGTCGCATCGCTGCTACTAATTGGTTTGTTGACTGCTTTTTTTGCCAATCGTGCCATGCGTCCAGCAAAATCTGTTGTCGATGCAGATGACAAGCCGAAATTAGAACCGGATGACTCTTACTCTCCGCTAGCAATTCTCAATAGTGCGGCACTGGAAAAGGTGGATGTTAACCATCAACAAATTGCCACGATTGAGTCAGCTAAAATAGCGACAGAAATTTCGCTCAAGTTTCGACAAGCACAATATCTCAATGAGTTATTAAAAACCGCTACAAAAGAAATACGCCGCGCTCTCAGCGCCGATCGAGTTTTTGTGTATCAATTTAATCCTGACTGGAGTGGTAATGTTGTCGCTGAATCTGTTTTACCTGGCTTACCTTCCTGCTTAAAGATTAAAATTACCGACACGTATTTTTCTGAGTCGAACGAGGGCGTAGACAAGTATATCAATGGTCGAATTTGCGTGACTCACGATATTTATGGGGGAGAACTGACCGATTGTCATATTAAATTGTTAGAACAGTTTGCGATCAAAGCGCAGATGGTAGCGCCAATTACCAAAAACGGTCAACTATTTGGTTTATTGATTGTTAATCAATGTTCTGAACCTAGAGTTTGGCTGCCTCATGAAGTTGAGTTATTCTCCCATTTGGCAAAACAGGTAGGAATAGCATCCGAACAAGTTGCATTTTTAGAAAAGCAGGAAGCCGATGCCGAACGTGCCGATTTACTCACGGAAATTACTTTGCGAATTCAGCAAGCTCAATTTTTAGAAGAGCTACTGAAAACTGCTGTGAAAGAAGTCAGACGTGCAATCAAAACCGATCGCGTCATCGTTTACGGTCTAGATTCTAGTAATTGGGATGGCATTGTCGTGGCAGAGTCTGTTGCCCCAGGCTGGCCCCAAACTTTAAGAGTGAGAATTGACGATCCTTGCATGAGAGAAAAGTATGCCGAAATATACAAGCAAGGTCATGTCACAGTCATTGATGATATTTACCAAGAGGGACGAGTTGAAGACTGCTATCGCCGATTATTAGAGCAGTTTGCAGTTAAAGCTAATTTGGTAGCACCAATCTTGAAAAACAATGAATTACTGGGATTGTTAATTGCCCATCACTGTTCCGAACCGAGAAATTGGCAACAGGAAGAAATTGACTTATTTGTTCAGTTAGCGACGCAATTAGGATTTGCGATCGATCGAGTCAGCCTGATGGAAGATATGGAAACAGACGAGGAGTAG
- a CDS encoding HAD-IA family hydrolase → MTIKVIFFDFDGTIADTLHSIVGITNRLAVEFGHKPISTAEIAQIKNLSSRQIIKQSGISILKFPLLVAKVKSELNAEISKIQPFPEIKENLLELRKRVDKVGILSSNSKDNIFAFLELNDMDYLFDFIYTEAALFSKSRVIKKILKQEKIAPSESVYVGDETRDIEAAKRSKVTAIAVSWGFNSAAALEQYQPDFLIHQPAELIAAIDKLNTS, encoded by the coding sequence ATGACCATTAAGGTGATATTTTTTGATTTTGACGGTACTATTGCCGATACACTTCACTCCATTGTCGGTATTACTAATCGCTTAGCTGTAGAATTCGGACATAAACCTATCAGCACCGCAGAAATTGCTCAGATTAAAAACCTGAGTTCGCGTCAAATTATCAAACAATCAGGAATTTCAATTCTCAAATTTCCCCTGTTAGTTGCTAAAGTCAAATCAGAGTTGAATGCAGAAATTTCTAAAATTCAACCTTTTCCCGAGATTAAAGAAAATCTACTCGAATTGAGAAAACGAGTCGATAAAGTCGGCATCCTGAGTTCTAACTCTAAAGATAATATTTTTGCTTTTTTGGAACTCAATGATATGGATTATTTATTCGATTTTATTTATACAGAAGCCGCTCTCTTCAGTAAAAGTAGAGTCATCAAAAAGATTTTGAAGCAAGAGAAGATTGCACCGTCAGAGAGTGTCTATGTCGGAGATGAAACCAGAGACATAGAAGCAGCAAAAAGAAGTAAAGTCACTGCGATCGCCGTTAGTTGGGGTTTCAACTCCGCCGCAGCCCTGGAACAATATCAGCCCGATTTTCTCATCCACCAGCCAGCAGAACTGATCGCGGCGATCGATAAATTAAATACTAGTTGA
- a CDS encoding response regulator, producing the protein MTDKMIHILLVEDDEVDVMNVKRAFKKNNITNSLYTASDGIEALSILRGSEGEPSPIPQERRLILLDLNMPRMNGIEFLRELRGDANLKQIPVVMLTTYNEDRDKVEAYNLNVAGYILKPVTFDNFVQVMATLNNYWTLSEMP; encoded by the coding sequence ATGACAGACAAAATGATTCATATTCTGCTTGTCGAGGATGACGAAGTGGATGTCATGAACGTAAAAAGAGCGTTTAAGAAAAATAACATTACCAATTCACTCTACACAGCTAGTGATGGGATAGAAGCATTGTCAATCTTGCGAGGAAGTGAAGGCGAACCATCGCCAATCCCGCAAGAGCGGCGATTAATTTTATTAGATTTAAACATGCCCAGAATGAATGGAATTGAATTTTTACGAGAATTGCGAGGTGATGCCAATCTCAAGCAGATCCCTGTCGTTATGTTGACGACATATAACGAAGACAGAGATAAAGTTGAGGCTTACAACCTGAATGTCGCTGGGTATATTCTCAAACCAGTCACGTTCGATAACTTTGTCCAAGTCATGGCAACGCTGAATAATTATTGGACTTTAAGTGAAATGCCTTAA
- a CDS encoding substrate-binding domain-containing protein, whose translation MYLLLGQLVYTSFAGKGFKTVCSPQVSPEIQQAFLQHVVSQHWDSYNPPEPKYRAAYIYQIDSEQTLFGWLYNDGVDELGRGNVPYFICYYISEPLFDFQLANIFTCLERGPVTILDRHQPRAYIKTKVLSNLWDYQPAKAGVSTPLYLRQQSYRDLRQGNLLELFVPINAQESAVDFPERTYEQQMANLSIYTSYAIDGLELEPGQVLAADAATIAVDPIASKSQSKPKLPLYQFYKQTLGKDRESESLIQKGSTNLLSKYKKNSTASRDRHSMSANSNSGRLALAGNNFSPVDLKPLALGQTVDNNAERLTWGYKNSQLWLKVGILASAVALGFSLYGLLHSGMSSTDSRVYVASQVKRDRNYKALAAVPNVPSGTFRYGGSTTFAPLRSPTTVATIAQAQPQFKLLYTDPYKNRHGSTVGIQMLLTGKLSFAQSSRPIRAAELRQAQRLGFTLEQIPVAIDGIALYANPQVAVTGLTLSQVKDIFTGKIVNWKQLGGSDLPIVPISRDPQVSGTADFLQKKFWQKKILAPTCD comes from the coding sequence ATGTACTTACTTCTCGGTCAACTTGTTTATACCAGCTTTGCCGGCAAAGGATTCAAAACTGTTTGCAGTCCGCAGGTTTCGCCAGAAATTCAGCAAGCTTTCTTGCAACATGTAGTTTCCCAACATTGGGATTCTTACAATCCTCCAGAACCCAAATATCGTGCGGCTTACATATATCAAATCGACTCAGAGCAAACTTTGTTTGGCTGGTTATACAACGATGGCGTGGATGAGCTAGGACGCGGCAACGTACCATATTTCATTTGTTATTACATTTCAGAACCACTGTTTGATTTTCAACTAGCAAATATATTTACTTGTTTGGAGCGAGGACCAGTAACAATCTTAGATCGACATCAGCCTCGCGCATATATAAAAACCAAGGTTTTATCGAATTTGTGGGACTACCAACCAGCAAAAGCAGGGGTGTCAACTCCTCTATACCTGCGACAGCAAAGCTATAGAGACTTGCGCCAAGGAAATTTGTTGGAGCTATTTGTGCCGATTAACGCACAGGAAAGTGCCGTCGATTTCCCAGAAAGAACTTACGAGCAGCAAATGGCGAATCTCTCGATTTATACTAGTTATGCAATTGATGGCTTAGAGCTTGAACCGGGGCAAGTTCTCGCAGCAGATGCTGCGACTATTGCAGTCGATCCGATCGCCTCTAAGAGTCAGTCAAAACCTAAGTTACCGTTGTATCAGTTCTACAAACAAACATTAGGAAAAGATCGAGAGTCAGAAAGTTTGATTCAGAAGGGTTCGACAAATTTATTATCTAAATACAAAAAAAATTCGACTGCCAGCCGCGATCGCCACTCTATGTCAGCAAATTCTAACTCCGGTCGCTTGGCATTAGCAGGAAATAACTTCTCTCCAGTCGATTTGAAGCCGTTGGCATTAGGACAAACAGTTGATAATAATGCCGAACGCCTGACTTGGGGTTATAAAAACTCTCAACTTTGGCTCAAAGTTGGCATTTTAGCAAGTGCGGTAGCGCTCGGGTTTTCGCTATACGGTCTGCTCCATTCGGGTATGTCTAGTACCGATTCGCGAGTCTACGTAGCATCGCAAGTCAAGCGCGATCGAAACTACAAAGCCTTGGCAGCAGTTCCTAACGTCCCTTCAGGTACGTTTCGATATGGTGGCTCTACCACTTTTGCGCCACTGCGATCGCCCACAACTGTCGCGACGATTGCCCAAGCTCAGCCACAATTTAAACTACTCTACACCGATCCTTATAAAAACAGACATGGCTCTACCGTAGGCATCCAAATGTTGCTAACAGGTAAACTCAGTTTCGCACAATCTTCTCGCCCGATTCGAGCGGCAGAATTAAGACAAGCCCAACGACTCGGTTTTACTTTAGAACAAATTCCCGTTGCGATTGATGGCATTGCTCTATATGCCAATCCTCAAGTTGCCGTTACTGGGTTAACGCTGTCCCAAGTTAAAGATATTTTCACTGGGAAGATCGTTAACTGGAAACAACTCGGTGGTTCCGATTTACCGATCGTACCCATTAGCCGCGATCCTCAAGTCAGCGGTACTGCTGATTTTCTGCAAAAAAAGTTCTGGCAGAAGAAAATTTTGGCTCCAACGTGCGATTAG
- a CDS encoding substrate-binding domain-containing protein produces the protein MRLVNTTTDAIRIVAKTPGGISYATASEAVRQQSIDPISLATISPLPPAASNGGFVSPFDLQRKNVANTTAFANGTYPLTRRLYIIVKRDGSVDERAGIAYTNLLFSEEGQQLVEQAGFAPLRLR, from the coding sequence GTGCGATTAGTTAACACGACAACCGATGCTATTCGTATCGTCGCCAAAACTCCAGGCGGAATCAGCTACGCTACTGCCTCAGAAGCAGTTCGCCAACAGAGCATAGATCCTATTTCTTTAGCAACCATCTCTCCCTTGCCACCGGCTGCTAGTAACGGTGGCTTTGTTTCTCCTTTCGATCTGCAACGCAAAAATGTCGCTAATACTACAGCTTTTGCTAACGGTACTTATCCCTTAACTCGTCGCCTTTACATCATCGTCAAGCGAGATGGCAGCGTTGACGAACGCGCTGGGATTGCCTACACAAATTTATTGTTTTCTGAAGAAGGACAGCAACTCGTGGAGCAAGCCGGTTTTGCCCCTTTGCGCCTACGCTGA
- a CDS encoding PAS domain-containing protein: MSQIETVPGELWQTIHPEDRDRYYQQRQQAIACQQAYTVSYRVLAADGNYYWWQEQVIPEASDVPDRQVTCIDRTEVKSTEPESAKTPIKTAQLEAVQQRFQDLVNGLEDTIVWEYDPATARFTFVSQSAAEILGYPVEQWLQQPNFWQNLIHPEDRARVVQSYHQEKLGRDCSLEYRCIAADGRVVWLRDRLHFARDREGKSQLRGLMFDITTAKQTEAELRESEARFRTMADSAPVMIWMAGIDSLWEFANQSWLNFTGRSLKQELGEGWTEAVHPQDVSRCVETYLSAFHSRQEFTQEFRLRRADGKYRWIFEKGSPRFTPDGSFAGYIGCCLDISDRKVSEDALKTRAEELTYLTTVLAQTNVTLEKRNQELDQFAYVASHDLKAPLRAIANLSEWIEEDLLDKLTADTRHQMNLLRGRVHRMEALINGLLQYSRVGRMDTPKSEVSVGDLLAEVVDSLSPPETFSIEIAPMPTIVTEKLPLQQVFTNLISNAIKYHPRQDGKVSISVQEYASNYEFVVADDGEGIAPEYHDKVFGIFQTLSPRDTIESTGIGLAIVKKIVEQQGGTIWLKSQPGQGAAFYFTWKK; this comes from the coding sequence ATGAGCCAAATAGAAACAGTTCCTGGGGAACTTTGGCAGACCATCCATCCTGAAGATCGCGATCGCTATTACCAGCAGCGGCAGCAAGCAATCGCTTGCCAGCAGGCTTACACTGTCTCCTACAGAGTTTTGGCAGCAGATGGAAACTATTATTGGTGGCAAGAACAAGTTATCCCAGAAGCGAGTGACGTACCGGATCGGCAAGTCACTTGTATCGATCGAACCGAAGTAAAATCGACCGAGCCGGAATCGGCAAAGACACCAATAAAAACAGCACAACTAGAAGCCGTACAACAGAGATTTCAAGATTTAGTCAACGGGCTGGAAGACACGATTGTTTGGGAATACGATCCAGCAACGGCGCGATTTACCTTCGTCAGTCAAAGTGCAGCAGAAATTTTAGGCTACCCTGTGGAGCAATGGCTACAGCAGCCGAACTTTTGGCAGAATCTCATTCACCCTGAAGATCGGGCAAGGGTAGTACAATCTTACCACCAGGAAAAGCTAGGTCGCGATTGTAGTTTGGAATACCGTTGCATAGCCGCAGACGGGCGCGTGGTGTGGCTGCGCGATCGCCTGCACTTTGCCCGCGATCGCGAGGGAAAATCTCAACTGCGGGGATTGATGTTTGATATCACCACAGCCAAGCAAACAGAAGCAGAATTGCGGGAAAGCGAAGCTCGATTTCGCACGATGGCAGACAGCGCACCCGTGATGATCTGGATGGCTGGGATTGACAGTTTGTGGGAGTTTGCCAATCAGTCTTGGTTAAATTTTACCGGACGCAGCTTAAAACAGGAATTAGGTGAAGGCTGGACGGAAGCAGTACACCCTCAAGATGTCTCTCGTTGCGTGGAAACTTATTTATCAGCTTTTCACAGTCGGCAAGAGTTCACGCAAGAATTTCGCCTGCGACGGGCGGATGGTAAGTACCGTTGGATCTTTGAAAAAGGCAGTCCTCGGTTTACCCCCGACGGGAGTTTTGCCGGATATATTGGCTGCTGTTTGGATATTAGCGATCGCAAAGTTTCGGAAGACGCACTCAAAACGCGGGCAGAGGAATTAACTTATCTCACAACCGTGCTAGCGCAAACCAACGTGACGTTAGAAAAGCGCAATCAAGAATTGGATCAGTTTGCTTACGTTGCTTCTCACGATCTCAAAGCACCATTGAGAGCGATCGCCAATTTATCAGAATGGATTGAAGAAGATCTATTAGACAAACTGACAGCAGACACGCGTCACCAAATGAACCTACTACGGGGGCGCGTCCATCGCATGGAAGCCTTAATTAATGGATTGCTGCAATATTCCCGCGTCGGACGGATGGACACGCCAAAATCTGAAGTTTCTGTAGGAGATTTGTTAGCAGAGGTCGTTGACTCCCTCTCTCCACCTGAAACGTTCTCAATTGAAATTGCACCCATGCCGACAATCGTGACTGAAAAATTGCCTTTACAACAAGTCTTTACTAACTTAATTAGCAACGCCATTAAATACCACCCCAGGCAGGATGGCAAGGTCAGTATTTCCGTGCAAGAGTATGCCTCAAATTATGAATTTGTCGTAGCCGATGACGGGGAGGGAATTGCGCCCGAATATCACGACAAGGTATTTGGTATCTTCCAAACTCTGTCGCCCCGTGACACAATCGAAAGCACGGGAATCGGCTTAGCGATCGTCAAAAAAATTGTCGAACAACAAGGAGGTACTATTTGGCTAAAATCACAGCCAGGACAAGGAGCAGCTTTTTATTTTACTTGGAAGAAGTGA
- the queG gene encoding tRNA epoxyqueuosine(34) reductase QueG has product MTNLTSDQIKQKALELGFHKVGIAAVEAVGTAERQRLQAWLQLGYQADMAWMANPKREDIRLVMPEVRSLICVALNYYTPHQHSTDPTNAKISRYGWGRDYHKVLHKKLKALSQWLRSQVADIQTRFYADTGPIQDKAWAQQAGIGWIAKNGNVITREYGSWVFLGEVLTDLVLTPDRPHTQHCGNCTRCIEACPTQAITQPFVVDANRCIAYHTIENRAEQLPEAIASRLDGWVAGCDICQDVCPWNQRFARTTDINEFHPYAHNLAPKLTELATIEDGEWDRRFTGSALRRIKPEMLRRNARANLESSATIVYSDSL; this is encoded by the coding sequence ATGACTAACTTAACCAGCGACCAAATCAAACAAAAAGCCTTAGAATTAGGGTTTCACAAAGTCGGCATTGCCGCAGTGGAAGCAGTAGGAACTGCGGAGCGGCAGAGGTTGCAAGCTTGGTTGCAACTGGGATATCAAGCAGACATGGCATGGATGGCAAACCCCAAGCGCGAGGATATTCGTTTAGTCATGCCAGAAGTGCGATCGCTAATTTGCGTGGCGCTCAACTATTACACTCCTCACCAGCATTCTACAGATCCAACAAATGCAAAAATTTCTCGTTATGGTTGGGGTAGAGATTATCACAAGGTATTGCATAAAAAGCTCAAAGCCTTGAGTCAGTGGTTGCGATCGCAAGTAGCAGATATCCAAACGCGGTTCTATGCTGATACGGGTCCAATTCAAGATAAAGCGTGGGCGCAACAGGCAGGTATCGGTTGGATCGCTAAAAATGGTAATGTGATTACACGAGAATATGGTTCTTGGGTATTTTTGGGTGAAGTGCTGACTGACTTAGTTTTGACCCCAGATCGACCCCATACGCAACATTGCGGTAATTGTACTCGCTGCATAGAGGCATGTCCCACACAAGCAATTACGCAGCCTTTTGTCGTCGATGCCAATCGCTGCATTGCTTATCATACAATCGAAAATCGTGCCGAACAGTTACCTGAAGCGATCGCTTCCCGTCTTGATGGTTGGGTAGCTGGTTGCGATATTTGTCAAGATGTTTGTCCTTGGAACCAGCGTTTTGCGCGCACGACAGATATTAACGAATTCCATCCTTATGCACACAATCTCGCACCAAAACTCACAGAACTAGCAACAATAGAAGACGGCGAGTGGGATCGGCGCTTTACAGGTTCAGCCTTGCGGCGGATCAAACCCGAAATGCTGAGAAGGAACGCCCGTGCTAATCTTGAATCGTCGGCTACGATTGTTTATTCCGATTCACTGTAA
- a CDS encoding response regulator: MSKIRVALIEDHDLTRVGIRTALQQRQELEVVGEAANASEGLQLLQTVHPDIAIVDIGLPDKDGIELTREIKAAASEGEGFTTKVLILTLRDNREAVLAAFAAGADSYCMKDISFDNLLEALRVTHSGNAWIDPAIARIVLQQVKPAPAEVPAAVVAEVSKEDKDSKTVAIHAADEDYDQMLAAYPLTERELEVLQLIVEGCSNAVIAEKLYITVGTVKTHVRNILNKLCADDRTQAAVRALRSGLVG, encoded by the coding sequence ATGAGTAAAATTCGCGTTGCTTTAATTGAAGACCACGACCTCACTCGCGTCGGGATCAGAACAGCACTACAACAGCGGCAAGAACTTGAAGTGGTAGGCGAAGCTGCCAACGCTAGCGAGGGTTTGCAGTTATTGCAGACAGTCCATCCCGATATTGCGATCGTGGATATCGGTTTACCTGATAAAGATGGCATTGAACTAACTAGGGAGATTAAGGCAGCCGCAAGCGAGGGAGAAGGATTCACTACCAAAGTTTTGATCTTGACTTTGCGAGACAATCGAGAAGCAGTGTTAGCTGCTTTTGCGGCGGGGGCTGATTCTTATTGCATGAAGGATATTAGTTTCGATAACTTACTAGAAGCATTGCGCGTCACCCACAGCGGTAATGCTTGGATCGATCCCGCGATCGCCCGCATTGTTTTACAGCAAGTCAAACCCGCACCTGCCGAAGTTCCTGCTGCTGTAGTCGCCGAAGTTAGTAAAGAAGACAAAGACAGCAAAACTGTTGCTATCCATGCAGCTGATGAAGACTACGACCAAATGTTAGCTGCTTACCCCCTCACCGAAAGGGAATTAGAGGTATTGCAACTAATTGTAGAAGGTTGTAGTAATGCTGTAATTGCGGAAAAACTATACATTACCGTTGGTACGGTAAAAACCCACGTCCGCAACATCCTGAACAAACTCTGCGCCGATGACCGCACCCAAGCCGCAGTCCGCGCCCTGAGATCTGGGCTAGTTGGCTAG